From Vitis vinifera cultivar Pinot Noir 40024 chromosome 5, ASM3070453v1, the proteins below share one genomic window:
- the LOC100257815 gene encoding uncharacterized protein LOC100257815, whose amino-acid sequence MASKAILRRRKLISDYLNVSIRPIQSFQSFRNGGFGNLLSSQNLDSQGSSSATNNTSLDFTGINDGNSTFVAKDAFLSFSGLGLFRHSYSGITTSGIGNGRSEFICPMGFRLMLQSVRNASTATAGQRELGSDDEENEKQAAKTRKEASPQECDQAVEGLSTAKAKAKAKQLLESQKGAKSPLQKTWAMLLGIGPALRAVASMSREDWAKKLIHWKNEIISTLQHYWLGFKLLWADVRISSRLLLKLAGGKGLSRRERQQLTRTTADIFRLVPFAVFIIVPFMEFLLPVFLKLFPNMLPSTFQDKMKEQEALKRRLNARIEYARFLQDTVKEMAKEVQNSRSGEIKKTAEDLDEFLNRVRRGAGVSNDEILAFAKLFNDELTLDNISRPRLVNMCKYMGISPFGTDAYLRYMLRKRLQWIKNDDRLIQAEGVESLSEAELREDCRERGMLGLRSVEEMRQQLRDWLDLSLNHSVPSSLLILSRAFTVSGKVRPEEAVQATLSSLPDEVVDTVGITALPSEDSVSERRRKLEYLEMQEELIKEEEEKEEEEQAKIKETVVSQEDLALKEMTIPTAREAQEQARARAVEKQEQLCELSRALAVLASASSVSREREEFLRLVNKEIELYNSMVEKEGTDGEKEAMEAYRAARDESDHAAKVAVGDEVSSALIDRVDAMLQNLEKEIDDVDAKIGDRWRLLDRDYDGKVTPEEVAAAALYLKDTLGKEGIQELISNLSKDKDGKIHVEDIVRLGSRNEDANTSEAGGM is encoded by the exons ATGGCATCCAAAGCAATTTTGAGAAGGAGGAAGCTCATTTCTGATTACCTGAATGTTTCCATACGACCCATCCAAAGTTTTCAAAGCTTTAGGAATGGGGGCTTTGGGAATTTATTATCTTCCCAGAATTTGGATTCACAAGGCTCAAGCTCTGCTACAAATAATACTTCTTTGGACTTTACTGGCATAAATGATGGGAATTCAACTTTTGTTGCTAAAGACGCATTTCTAAGCTTTTCAGGCCTAGGACTCTTTAGGCATAGCTATTCTGGAATCACGACATCTGGTATTGGAAATGGAAGATCAGAATTTATTTGTCCAATGGGATTCAGGTTGATGTTGCAATCTGTTCGTAATGCTTCTACTGCTACAGCTGGACAACGTGAATTGGGCAGTGATGATGAGGAAAATGAAAAGCAGGCTGCTAAAACGAGAAAAGAAGCATCTCCTCAGGAATGTGATCAAGCTGTAGAAGGTTTGAGTACAGCAAAGGCCAAAGCAAAAGCTAAACAGCTGCTAGAATCTCAAAAGGGTGCTAAATCACCTTTACAAAAAACATGGGCCATGCTATTAGGGATTGGTCCAGCTTTGAGAGCTGTAGCTTCTATGAGCAG GGAGGATTGGGCTAAGAAACTAATTCATTGGAAGAATGAAATCATATCAACATTACAACATTATTGGTTGGGTTTTAAACTACTCTGGGCTGACGTGAGAATCAGTTCAAGATTGCTTTTAAAACTTGCTGGTGGGAAGGGTCTCTCTAGAAGAGAGAGGCAACAACTGACACGAACCACAGCCGATATTTTCAGGCTGGTTCCTTTTGCAGTTTTTATAATAGTCCCATTTATGGAGTTTTTGCTTCCGGTATTCCTGAAATTATTCCCTAACATGCTGCCATCAACCTTTCAAGATAAAATGAAAGAACAG GAAGCATTGAAAAGGAGGCTTAATGCAAGAATAGAGTATGCGAGATTTCTTCAGGACACTGTCAAAGAAATGGCGAAGGAAGTCCAAAACTCACGGAGTGGAGAAATTAAGAAAACGGCAGAAGATCTTGATGAGTTTTTGAACAGA GTTAGAAGAGGAGCTGGTGTCTCCAATGATGAAATTTTAGCCTTTGCCAAGTTGTTCAACGACGAACTTACTTTAGATAATATCAGCAG ACCACGATTGGTGAATATGTGCAAGTATATGGGAATCAGCCCATTTGGGACAGATGCATATTTGCGATATATGCTCCGAAAAAGACTTCAATG gattAAAAATGATGATAGATTGATTCAAGCCGAGGGTGTGGAGTCTCTTTCAGAAGCTGAGCTTCGTGAAGATTGTAGGGAGCGAGGCATGCTTGGATTACGCTCAGTTGAAGAAATGCGGCAACAG CTCCGTGATTGGTTGGATTTGTCTCTGAATCATTCTGTCCCCTCATCTCTTTTGATCCTTTCCAG AGCCTTCACTGTGTCTGGAAAAGTGCGGCCAGAGGAGGCTGTTCAGGCAACACTGTCTTCTCTGCCAGATGAGGTTGTGGACACTGTTGGTATTACAGCTTTGCCTTCTGAAGATTCTGTTTCAGAAAGGAGGAGGAAATTGGAGTATCTTGAAATGCAGGAAGAACTTATTAAG gaagaggaagagaaagaggaagaagaacaaGCTAAGATTAAGGAGACTGTAGTCAGTCAAGAGGACCTGGCTTTGAAAGAGATGACTATTCCAACAGCAAGAGAAGCGCAAGAGCAAGCTAGAGCAAGAGCAGTGGAAAAACAAGAGCAGCTATGTGAACTAAGTCGTGCATTGGCTGTGTTAGCTTCGGCATCG TCAGTGAGTAGGGAGCGTGAAGAATTTCTGAGGCTTGTCAATAAGGAG ATAGAGCTTTATAATAGCATGGTAGAGAAAGAGGGTACAGATGGTGAAAAAGAGGCCATGGAGGCATATAGAGCTGCTCGAGATGAAAGTGACCATGCTGCTAAAGTGGCAGTTGGTGATGAGGTTTCATCGGCACTCATAGATAGG GTGGATGCTATGCTTCAAAACCTTGAAAAGGAAATTGATGATGTTGATGCCAAAATTGGTGATCGTTGGCGACTACTTGACAG GGATTATGATGGGAAAGTAACTCCTGAAGAGGTGGCAGCTGCTGCTTTGTACTTGAAGGATACTTTGGGCAAGGAAGGCATCCAAGAACTCATCAGCAACCTTTCCAAAGATAAAG ATGGGAAGATTCATGTTGAAGACATTGTCAGACTGGGCAGCCGAAATGAAGATGCCAATACATCTGAAGCGGGGGGAATGTAG
- the LOC100244046 gene encoding integrin-linked protein kinase 1, which produces MEIAAQLKRGISRQFSTGSLLRTLSRQFSRQSSLDPRRTNLRFSLGRQSSLDPIRRSPVNEELSVPENLDSTMQMLFMACRGDVKGVEDLLNEGTDVNSIDLDGRTALHIAACEGQIEVVKLLLSRKANIDARDRWGSTAAADAKYYGNVEIYNILKARGAKTPKIRKTPMAVANPREVPEYELNPLELQVRKSDGITKGSYQVAKWNGTKVSVKILDKDSYSDPDSINAFKYELTLLEKVRHPNVVQFVGAVTQNIPMMIVSEYHPKGDLGSYLQKKGRLSLSKALRYALDIARGMNYLHECKPDPVIHCDLKPKNILLDSGGQLKVAGFGLLRLSKMSPDKVKLAQSGSHIDASNVYMAPEVYRDELFDRSVDSFSFGLILYEMIEGVQPFHPKPPEEAIKMICLEGKRPPFKSKSRSYPPDLKELIEECWNPEPVVRPIFSEVIVRLDKIVGHCSRQAWWKDTFKLPWK; this is translated from the exons ATGGAGATTGCGGCTCAGCTGAAGCGAGGCATCTCGCGCCAGTTCTCCACTGGATCGCTGCTGAGGACCCTGAGCCGGCAGTTCTCGCGGCAGTCGTCGCTGGATCCGCGGAGGACCAATCTGAGGTTCAGCCTCGGGAGGCAATCGTCGCTGGATCCGATTCGGCGGAGCCCGGTGAATGAGGAGCTATCGGTGCCGGAGAATCTGGATTCCACCATGCAGATGCTGTTTATGGCGTGTAGAGGGGATGTGAAGGGAGTGGAGGATTTGTTGAACGAAGGCACTGATGTGAACAGCATCGATTTGGATGGCCGCACTGCTCTGCATATCGCGGCCTGTGAAGGTCAGATTGAGGTAGTTAAGCTCCTGCTCAGTCGGAAGGCCAACATCGATGCTCGTGACCGTTGGGGGAGTACG GCAGCTGCTGATGCTAAATACTATGGAAATGtagaaatttataatattttgaaggCTCGGGGAGCCAAAACTCCG AAAATCAGGAAGACGCCAATGGCTGTTGCAAATCCTCGAGAAGTTCCAGAGTATGAGCTTAATCCATTAGAGCTTCAGGTCCGCAAAAGTGATGGTATCACAAAG GGATCATACCAAGTAGCTAAATGGAATGGTACAAAGGTTTCTGTAAAGATACTTGATAAGGACAGCTATTCAGACCCCGATAGCAT AAATGCTTTCAAATATGAGCTAACCTTATTAGAAAAGGTCCGGCATCCAAATGTGGTTCAGTTTGTTGGAGCTGTTACCCAAAATATACCCATGATGATTGTTTCAGAGTATCATCCGAAA GGTGACCTGGGAAGCTATCTTCAAAAGAAAGGGCGTCTATCTCTATCTAAAGCTCTAAGATATGCTCTTGATATTGCCAG GGGCATGAATTATCTACATGAATGCAAACCAGACCCAGTTATCCACTGTGATTTAAAGCCAAA aaatattttgcTGGATAGTGGAGGTCAGTTGAAGGTTGCCGGATTTGGTTTATTAAGGCTGTCAAAGATGTCACCTGACAAAGTAAAATTAGCGCAATCAGGGAGTCACATTGATGCTTCAA ATGTATATATGGCACCTGAGGTTTATAGAGATGAACTATTTGACAGAAGTGTGGATTCATTCTCTTTCGGTCTCATACTTTATGAG ATGATTGAAGGAGTACAGCCCTTTCACCCAAAACCTCCAGAAGAAGCCATCAAAATGATCTGTTTAGAAGGAAAGAGACCACCTTTCAAGAGCAAATCAAGAAGTTATCCTCCAGATTTAAAAGa GTTGATCGAGGAATGTTGGAATCCGGAACCTGTTGTTCGGCCAATCTTTTCTGAGGTCATAGTACGGTTGGATAAAATTGTTGGACATTGCTCTAGACAAGCATGGTGGAAAGACACTTTCAAGCTTCCTTG GAAATAA